The following proteins are co-located in the Nomia melanderi isolate GNS246 chromosome 1, iyNomMela1, whole genome shotgun sequence genome:
- the LOC143174687 gene encoding uncharacterized protein LOC143174687, producing MLINSTVQTLSRILEHEEIGNRTPSQFLRHLRNLAGDIKVPENFFRTIWMNRLPASMRTILTTQMDVSLDKMAELADMVNENTPIGRCAAITTDTRFEMLCEQMARLTQQVVELTKNSSTTQHHGRSSTFCGRSRWRHYSRSPNRSGNSSRSPSLSQPGVCWYHRRFGDRSTRCTIPCTYE from the exons aTGCTAATCAACAGCACGGTGCAAACCCTTTCGAG AATCCTGGAGCACGAGGAAATAGGTAATAGAACACCCTCACAATTCCTGCGGCATCTCCGAAATTTGGCTGGTGATATAAAAGTGCCGGAAAATTTTTTTCGCACGATCTGGATGAATCGTCTTCCAGCATCTATGCGAACCATCCTCACAACGCAAATGGACGTATCGCTTGACAAGATGGCGGAATTGGCCGATATGGTAAACGAAAATACACCTATCGGTAGATGTGCCGCTATCACCACAGACACACGGTTCGAGATGCTGTGCGAACAAATGGCGAGGTTAACGCAGCAAGTCGTGGAGCTGACGAAAAATAGCTCCACGACGCAGCATCACGGAAGGTCGTCTACTTTTTGTGGGCGAAGCAGATGGCGTCATTACAGCCGTAGCCCCAACCGAAGCGGGAACAGCAGCCGCAGCCCCAGCCTGTCGCAACCAGGTGTATGTTGGTATCATCGAAGATTTGGAGATCGTTCAACCAGGTGTACCATTCCCTGCACATACGAGTAG